Proteins encoded by one window of Longimicrobium sp.:
- a CDS encoding putative glycolipid-binding domain-containing protein: MTEASVLWRRLDHPGHEAARLFRRGERWHLAGTAVFAHGEEPCRLDYLVVCDGAWRTVSATVAGWVGEKEIGVEISVDGAGRWRMNGEEVPEVEGCIDVDLNFSPSTNLLPIRRLGLAVGGEAEVRAAWLRFPGFTLEPLAQRYRRPGERTYRYESAGGRFVRDLPVNAAGFVTRYPDFWEAETEEEYEIW; this comes from the coding sequence GTGACCGAGGCGTCGGTGCTCTGGCGCAGGCTGGACCACCCCGGCCACGAGGCGGCCCGGCTGTTCCGCCGGGGCGAGCGCTGGCACCTGGCGGGAACGGCGGTGTTCGCGCACGGCGAGGAGCCCTGCCGCCTCGACTACCTCGTCGTCTGCGACGGCGCGTGGCGGACGGTCTCCGCGACGGTCGCCGGGTGGGTCGGGGAGAAGGAGATCGGGGTCGAGATCTCGGTCGACGGCGCCGGGCGGTGGCGGATGAACGGCGAAGAGGTCCCGGAGGTCGAGGGGTGCATCGACGTCGACCTCAACTTCAGCCCGTCCACCAACCTGCTGCCGATCCGCCGGCTGGGCCTCGCGGTCGGCGGGGAGGCGGAGGTGCGGGCGGCGTGGCTGCGCTTCCCGGGCTTCACGCTGGAGCCGCTCGCGCAGCGCTACCGCCGCCCGGGCGAGCGGACCTACCGCTACGAGAGCGCGGGAGGCCGCTTCGTGCGCGACCTCCCGGTGAACGCGGCGGGCTTCGTCACCCGCTACCCCGACTTCTGGGAGGCCGAGACGGAGGAGGAATACGAGATCTGGTAG